Proteins encoded by one window of Streptomyces uncialis:
- a CDS encoding cold-shock protein — protein sequence MAQGTVKWFNAEKGYGFIAVDGGADVFVHYSAIQMDGYRTLEEGQRVEFEISQGQKGPQADMVRLAV from the coding sequence ATGGCTCAGGGCACCGTCAAGTGGTTCAACGCGGAGAAGGGCTACGGCTTCATCGCGGTCGACGGTGGTGCGGATGTTTTCGTCCACTACAGCGCCATCCAGATGGACGGGTACCGCACCCTGGAAGAGGGCCAGCGGGTCGAGTTCGAGATCTCGCAAGGTCAGAAAGGGCCGCAGGCGGACATGGTCCGCTTGGCTGTCTGA
- the groL gene encoding chaperonin GroEL (60 kDa chaperone family; promotes refolding of misfolded polypeptides especially under stressful conditions; forms two stacked rings of heptamers to form a barrel-shaped 14mer; ends can be capped by GroES; misfolded proteins enter the barrel where they are refolded when GroES binds) produces MAKIIAFDEEARRGLERGMNQLADAVKVTLGPKGRNVVLEKKWGAPTITNDGVSIAKEIELEDPYEKIGAELVKEVAKKTDDVAGDGTTTATVLAQALVREGLRNVAAGANPMALKRGIEKAVEAVSAALLEQAKDVETKEQIASTASISAADTQIGDLIAEAMDKVGKEGVITVEESQTFGLELELTEGMRFDKGYISAYFATDMERMEAVLDDPYILIANSKISNVKDLLPLLEKVMQSGKPLLIIAEDVEGEALSTLVVNKIRGTFKSVAVKAPGFGDRRKAMLGDISILTGGEVISEEVGLKLENATVDLLGRARKVVITKDETTIVDGSGSADQVAGRVNQIRAEIENSDSDYDREKLQERLAKLAGGVAVIKAGAATEVELKERKHRIEDAVRNAKAAVEEGIVAGGGVALLQAAAVFDKLELEGDEATGAAAVKLALEAPLKQIAVNAGLEGGVVVEKVRNLTPGHGLNAATGEYVDMIAEGILDPAKVTRSALQNAASIAALFLTTEAVIADKPEKASAAAPGGMPGGDMDF; encoded by the coding sequence ATGGCCAAGATCATCGCGTTCGACGAGGAGGCGCGGCGCGGCCTTGAGCGCGGTATGAACCAGCTCGCCGACGCCGTCAAGGTCACCCTCGGCCCCAAGGGCCGCAACGTCGTCCTTGAGAAGAAGTGGGGCGCCCCCACGATCACCAACGATGGTGTCTCCATCGCCAAGGAGATCGAGCTCGAAGACCCGTACGAGAAGATCGGGGCCGAGCTGGTCAAGGAGGTCGCGAAGAAGACGGACGACGTCGCCGGTGACGGCACGACGACCGCGACCGTCCTCGCCCAGGCGCTGGTCCGCGAGGGTCTTCGCAATGTCGCCGCGGGTGCCAACCCGATGGCCCTGAAGCGTGGCATCGAGAAGGCCGTCGAGGCCGTCTCCGCCGCGCTGCTGGAGCAGGCGAAGGACGTGGAGACGAAGGAGCAGATCGCCTCCACCGCCTCCATCTCCGCCGCCGACACCCAGATCGGTGACCTCATCGCCGAGGCCATGGACAAGGTCGGCAAGGAAGGCGTCATCACCGTCGAGGAGTCCCAGACCTTCGGTCTGGAGCTGGAACTCACCGAGGGCATGCGCTTCGACAAGGGCTACATCTCGGCGTACTTCGCCACCGACATGGAGCGTATGGAGGCCGTCCTCGACGACCCGTACATCCTGATCGCCAACTCCAAGATCAGCAACGTCAAGGACCTGCTGCCGCTCCTGGAGAAGGTCATGCAGTCGGGCAAGCCGCTGCTGATCATCGCCGAGGACGTCGAGGGCGAGGCCCTGTCGACCCTGGTCGTCAACAAGATCCGTGGCACCTTCAAGTCCGTCGCCGTCAAGGCTCCGGGCTTCGGCGACCGCCGCAAGGCGATGCTCGGTGACATCTCCATCCTGACGGGTGGCGAGGTCATCTCCGAGGAGGTCGGTCTCAAGCTCGAGAACGCGACCGTGGACCTCCTGGGCCGCGCCCGCAAGGTCGTCATCACCAAGGACGAGACCACGATCGTCGACGGCTCGGGCTCCGCCGACCAGGTCGCCGGCCGGGTCAACCAGATCCGTGCCGAGATCGAGAACTCCGACTCGGACTACGACCGCGAGAAGCTCCAGGAGCGCCTGGCGAAGCTCGCGGGCGGCGTGGCCGTCATCAAGGCCGGTGCCGCGACCGAGGTGGAGCTCAAGGAGCGCAAGCACCGCATCGAGGACGCGGTGCGCAACGCGAAGGCCGCCGTCGAGGAGGGCATCGTCGCCGGTGGTGGCGTCGCGCTGCTCCAGGCTGCCGCCGTCTTCGACAAGCTGGAGCTGGAGGGCGACGAGGCCACGGGTGCCGCCGCCGTCAAGCTGGCGCTGGAGGCCCCGCTCAAGCAGATCGCCGTCAACGCCGGCCTTGAGGGTGGCGTCGTGGTGGAGAAGGTCCGCAACCTCACGCCGGGTCACGGTCTCAACGCCGCGACCGGTGAGTACGTGGACATGATCGCCGAGGGCATCCTCGACCCGGCGAAGGTGACGCGTTCCGCGCTCCAGAACGCCGCGTCGATCGCCGCGCTGTTCCTCAC
- a CDS encoding MoaD/ThiS family protein produces MSVNVRIPTILRTYTGGKAEVPAEGATLGEVIADLEKNHHGIAARVLDDQGNLRRFVNVYVNDDDVRFEQGLSTATPDGAGVSIIPAVAGG; encoded by the coding sequence ATGAGCGTCAACGTCCGTATCCCGACCATTCTGCGCACCTACACCGGCGGCAAGGCCGAGGTGCCCGCCGAGGGCGCGACCCTCGGTGAGGTCATCGCCGACCTGGAGAAGAACCACCACGGAATCGCCGCGCGCGTCCTGGACGACCAGGGCAATCTGCGCCGCTTCGTGAACGTCTACGTCAACGACGACGACGTCCGTTTCGAGCAGGGTCTCTCGACCGCCACGCCCGACGGCGCGGGTGTGTCGATCATCCCGGCGGTCGCCGGCGGCTGA